One segment of Penaeus chinensis breed Huanghai No. 1 chromosome 14, ASM1920278v2, whole genome shotgun sequence DNA contains the following:
- the LOC125032603 gene encoding prokineticin Bm8-d-like: MVYQNTQGRKVAILVMVMATLTAHMAEAVPKIVGNRMVPSWWTTVRNVCWSAGDCSSDECCARPMLSANAYCMPLRTRGQVCDASPLMLSITSGVYFSDCPCHDNLTCAALSNNSKSQCVDLRSLEIDYRRLAGLHNLASGEDN; the protein is encoded by the exons ATGGTCTATCAG AACACCCAAGGTCGAAAAGTTGCCATCCTTGTTATGGTAATGGCAACCCTTACGGCGCATATGGCAGAGGCTGTTCCCAAAATAGTGGGAAATAGGATGGTTCCCAGTTGGTGGACTACCG TGAGGAACGTGTGCTGGTCGGCGGGTGACTGCAGCAGCGACGAGTGCTGTGCCAGACCCATGCTCTCCGCCAACGCCTACTGCATGCCACTCAGAACGCGAGGTCAAGTGTGCGACGCCTCGCCTCTCATGCTCAGCATTACCTCTGGG GTATACTTCAGCGACTGTCCTTGTCACGACAACCTCACCTGCGCCGCCTTGAGTAACAACTCGAAGTCCCAGTGTGTGGACCTCAGAAGCCTTGAAATCGACTACAGGAGATTAGCCGGCCTTCACAACCTCGCCAGCGGAGAAGACAACTAA
- the LOC125032523 gene encoding prokineticin Bm8-d-like has translation MAKISTSEAAMVVMLGVLLGGTVAIPSRVANRMIPSWWLTARTQKSCVSWSDCNVDECCARPMLSSNSYCLPFKAEGETCDASAMLLDIHNEVFFDHCPCETHLTCAKMHSQTVCVDPASLSRMTPRPSPQPLPIKL, from the exons ATGGCCAAGATTTCCACCTCAGAGGCAGCGATGGTGGTGATGCTCGGCGTGCTTTTGGGAGGCACGGTGGCCATTCCTTCGCGTGTGGCCAACAGGATGATCCCGAGTTGGTGGCTGACGG CTCGGACTCAGAAATCCTGCGTGTCTTGGTCGGACTGCAACGTGGACGAGTGCTGCGCCCGCCCCATGCTGTCGTCCAACTCGTACTGTCTGCCGTTCAAGGCCGAGGGGGAAACGTGCGATGCCTCCGCTATGCTGCTGGATATCCATAATGAG GTATTCTTCGACCACTGCCCCTGTGAAACCCACCTGACCTGCGCCAAGATGCATTCTCAGACGGTCTGCGTTGACCcagcctccctctctcgcatGACCCCGCGTCCCTCCCCACAGCCTCTGCCCATTAAGCTGTAG